The sequence CGGGGTGCTCGACATGGCGCTCTTCGACCTGGCTGCCAAGATCGCCGATCAGCCGCTGTACCGCTGGTTGTCCGACCGCTACGGAGACGGGGCGCCTGACGACTCGGTCTTCGTCTACGCCGCCGGCGGCTACTACGCGCCGGGCAAGGGGCTTCAGGAGCTGCGAGACGAGATCAGTGGCTTCCTCGATCTCGGCTACCGCGTCGTCAAGATGAAGATCGGCGGCGCGCCGCTGCCCGAGGACCTGCGTCGCATCGAGGCGGTGCTCGACGTGTTGGGCGGGGACGGGGCGCGGCTGGCGGTCGACGCCAACGGCCGGTTCGACATGGCGACCGCGTTGGACTATGCCCGCTCGCTCGCGCCGTACGGTCTGTTCTGGTACGAGGAGCCCGGTGATCCGCTGGACTACGCGTTGCAGGCGGCGCTGTCGGATCAGTACGACGGCCCGATGGCGACCGGCGAGAACCTCTTCTCGATGCAGGACGCGCGCAACCTCGTCCGCTACGCCGGTCTGCGACCCGACCGCGACGTCATCCAGGTCGATCCGGCGCTCAGCTACGGGTTGAGCGAATACCTGCGCACCCTGCGGATGCTGCGCGAGCACGGCTGGTCGTCGCGGCGCTGCATTCCGCACGGCGGCCACCAGTTCTCGCTGCACCTCGCCGCCGCCCTCAAGCTCGGCGGCAACGAGTCCTACCCCGGTGAGTTCCAGCCGACCGGCGGCTTCGCGGACGGCACCGTCGTACGCGACGGCCGGGTGTCGCTCACCAAGACGCCGGGAATCGGGCTGGAGCAGAAGGCCGACTTCTACAAGGTCCTGCGCGCGCTACACCCCTGAATCGGGCCGGCGTCAGCTACCACCTGGGGCGGGCACCTCGAAGATTGTCTCGAGGCCGTCCTCGTCGTCCCACTGGTCGCCGACCTCGACGAACCCGTACTGCGCCACCAACCGGCGCGAGGCGATGTTGTCGGGGCTGATGGTCGCGCGGACCGTGCGTACGTCGGCCTCGCGGGCGGCACGTTCGAGCAGCGCGACGACCGCGGCCCGTGCGTAGCCCTGCCGGCGGTGCGCGGGATCGACGGCGTACCCGATCTCGACCATGCCGCCGGCGTCCGGTGGTCCGTGAAAGCCGGCCCGGCCGACGGCGGTGTCCTGCTCGGCGTCGACGATCACTGCGGTGATCCAGCCGAGGCTGCCCGGGTCGTCGTCGATCTGCCGGCTCCGCCGGCGCCAGACCCTCCGCCACTCCGGCCCGACGAAATACGGCGTCAACACGATCGGCGCGGCCCGGTTCGCCGCCGCAAGGTCGCCGGCGGCGAGTGCGTGGATGGCCGGAGGGCTCAGCTGCACCAGCCGGACGACCTTTGCCACGCCGTCATCATGCCAACCGGCGAGCCGCCCGCCCGCCCCCCACCCCCGTGATCAAGAGGGGATTTCGGCGCGAAACGCCGTACGAATCCACTCTTGATCACCCAGGGGAGGGGGCGTCATCCGCATCGGATGATGCGACCGGTCGGCGCCTGTGGCGAGGGTTGGTCACCACGAACTGACA comes from Mycobacteriales bacterium and encodes:
- a CDS encoding mandelate racemase/muconate lactonizing enzyme family protein, producing RIVSVHEGVVPISSSMRNAWIDFSAMDCSIVAVVSDVVRDGEPLVGYGFNSNGRYSAGEIIRRRMIPRLLAASPEELLSDDGNIDPTKAWDHMMRNEKPGGHGERSVAVGVLDMALFDLAAKIADQPLYRWLSDRYGDGAPDDSVFVYAAGGYYAPGKGLQELRDEISGFLDLGYRVVKMKIGGAPLPEDLRRIEAVLDVLGGDGARLAVDANGRFDMATALDYARSLAPYGLFWYEEPGDPLDYALQAALSDQYDGPMATGENLFSMQDARNLVRYAGLRPDRDVIQVDPALSYGLSEYLRTLRMLREHGWSSRRCIPHGGHQFSLHLAAALKLGGNESYPGEFQPTGGFADGTVVRDGRVSLTKTPGIGLEQKADFYKVLRALHP
- a CDS encoding GNAT family N-acetyltransferase, which produces MAKVVRLVQLSPPAIHALAAGDLAAANRAAPIVLTPYFVGPEWRRVWRRRSRQIDDDPGSLGWITAVIVDAEQDTAVGRAGFHGPPDAGGMVEIGYAVDPAHRRQGYARAAVVALLERAAREADVRTVRATISPDNIASRRLVAQYGFVEVGDQWDDEDGLETIFEVPAPGGS